A part of Spartinivicinus poritis genomic DNA contains:
- a CDS encoding CheR family methyltransferase, with protein sequence MTVTNEWSLQALPDMDQAQFEQWKSLLEERTGMTITEQRKSFLQTSVGIRMRELGFSSYQAYYEEVSTGPSAAQEWATLVDRLTVQETRFFRHEPSFDVVKDFLLQRENQEKKSVEIWSVGCSTGEEAYSLAMLADQCLSKIGKGYYFGVTATDISVPALAKARQGIYHHRKLETLDDQLLTTYFEQKSQQHYEVVPRLKERVCFARVNVLELDKAPMHGMDIIFCQNLLIYFRRWRRKTILNRLVERLAPGGLMVLGLGEVVDWVHADLQRTHSDSALAFYRSKASSK encoded by the coding sequence ATGACGGTGACAAATGAGTGGTCATTACAAGCCCTGCCTGACATGGATCAGGCACAGTTTGAGCAGTGGAAGTCACTGCTCGAAGAACGTACTGGTATGACTATTACCGAACAGCGCAAAAGTTTCTTGCAAACCAGTGTCGGCATTCGTATGCGGGAGCTTGGTTTTAGCAGTTACCAAGCGTATTACGAAGAAGTGTCCACAGGCCCTTCTGCTGCACAGGAGTGGGCTACGCTGGTTGATCGGTTAACGGTCCAAGAGACGCGCTTTTTTCGTCATGAGCCTTCATTTGATGTTGTTAAAGACTTCTTACTTCAGCGTGAAAACCAAGAAAAAAAATCGGTTGAAATCTGGAGTGTCGGTTGCTCAACAGGAGAGGAAGCCTATTCACTTGCCATGCTAGCAGATCAGTGCTTGAGCAAAATTGGCAAGGGCTACTACTTTGGCGTGACTGCAACTGACATTAGTGTACCTGCCTTAGCCAAAGCCCGACAAGGTATTTACCATCACCGCAAATTAGAAACCCTGGATGACCAATTGTTGACAACCTATTTTGAGCAGAAAAGTCAGCAGCATTATGAAGTGGTTCCTCGGTTGAAAGAGCGGGTTTGCTTTGCCAGAGTAAATGTATTAGAGCTGGATAAAGCACCTATGCACGGGATGGATATAATTTTCTGTCAGAACTTATTAATTTACTTCCGCCGTTGGCGACGAAAAACCATTTTAAATCGGTTGGTTGAGCGTTTAGCCCCTGGTGGCTTAATGGTATTAGGTCTGGGAGAGGTGGTTGATTGGGTTCACGCTGATCTTCAACGTACTCACAGTGACAGCGCGCTTGCTTTTTATCGTAGCAAGGCAAGCAGCAAATAG
- a CDS encoding Hpt domain-containing protein: MGDRHDYVALDWVKPEIDEELKRARQALEAFVENPQDLTRMRFCLNHIHHVHGTLQMVEFYGAALLAEEMEALAQALLNNTARSITEAQEVLMQSILQLPMYLDRVQSGRRDLPVILLPILNDIRAARGEKLLSETSLFSPTLEHKYPKLKPAAVQKLKGESFDTLLKKLRQMYQFALIGVLRDQHMAENLNYMVKVFGRLEQLFLKTPLGQLWWIAKGVIEGIANGSIHNGSSVRSLLRQVEHEIKRVVDEGPEALNEPAPDDLIKNLLYYVAKSDNETQRIREIKDKFNLDDALPSEQTIIAERDALAGPDKEAVGSVVEVLIEELVEVKEALDLFVRDANKEAEHLKKQLPTLKRISDTVGVLGLGIPRKVLVEQTEIIEALANNERPLEDNTLMDVAGALLYVEATLSGMLQEPLAKEGEEGKEALIPASKITEVHGAVIREARNGLEQGKDAIIEFIASQWDHEKLKDVPLLLDEVRGGLAMIPLERASILIAACQRYVQLDLLVKKAIPQWQALDTLADAITSVEYYLERLTEDNVAQNELILDVAEESLMHLGFSKAELRGEEPLAPVEIAREPEVEEGEEFDVEGLISDEMEPGKPVAKEEQPSELETGEEITAEELPELPEEVETAEEVEFTLEDEALEAEPVAEEQPVEEAPAEQAAAPAVEEPVAEVEEEDDLIDDEVIEIFIEEAGEVQETITEYFPQWQANPGDNNALTEVRRSFHTLKGSGRLVGATVVGELAWSVENMLNRVIDGTIETSDALYSIIERVRLTLPSLVDDFEHRRQKLTPVVESLMAEAEAYSKGLPYEAPAHIGEAEGVPSQKESQAAEAEEAAAPSEETGRPSAEELEETEEVDPILLEIFQNEAESHIKTVGQFIDHCRAYNEPQPISDELPRALHTLKGSAHMAGVEPIALLAGPLETLVIDLRNHMIKADEEVVNLLDEANSLFEASVPQAGKTAPFSQPQLETFLNRVAQLQQDKITKVVEGELLGEPRETSGFNFLAEGMELLLDAGEILHQWSQKPVPGDELNELISELASLIEGAEEAELYALAELCEALRDTYIAVLEGRISLSEQFFQVVKDAHEQLIGMMDNIAAVQSVEPAKEQVQQLTQLLETAAPASISDMEEETIELGEMPTLEVDTGIDFDLEAKLTAAEEGLEAEYAGLDEPSNEDLIPEDANLADLAIEEEIVIDEPEEEQPSAEEAAEPTEEEIAKAELTRDPELVEIFLEEANDIMESTATSLHKWIEDPSSMFEVEELQRDLHTLKGGARMAEISEIGDLSHELEFLYEGLSDGRLKTAQPLFDLLLECHDRLADMLDELRNTNFCRPADDLIACLHAFRTNPEAGVPDLKEFAQPKQPEKKVAATEQVKPVTPQEVPTVAVDLDDLSLADEDVLEIFLDEASEIVESIEHTADNWSKEPAAAQYADELLRHLHTLKGGARLAGLSKLGNYTHDFELFITEAQNKLPNVEPEFFKEVMSRQDILLVHVDAVKAYMKGEQPMVATVSEEAEHPAFEVTEEEGELLREEASADIIPFTPPKPAEGRQLANGMPAKVSPISKAQQMLQTSRRAPQEMVKVPADLLESLVNLAGETSITRGRVEQQISDISFTLEEMHTTIERVREQLRRLDMETQAQIISKHEADSGIHMLDFDPLEMDQYSELTQLSRSLFESASDLMDLKDALTDKNRDAETLLLQQARVNTELQEGLMQTRMVPFSRLLPRLRRIVRQVSTELGKRVEFNVLNAEGEMDRTVLERMVAPLEHMLRNAVDHGIESEEARANAGKEPVGHITLSLSREGGNVMLELADDGNGVNIEAVRAKAIERGLMDSDADLSDSEIMQFILEAGFSTAKEVTQISGRGVGMDVVHSEIKQLGGNVVIQSQPGQGTTFVVRLPFTVSVNRALMVYIGDDLYAIPLNSIEGVVRVSPYELEAYYEEDAPDFEYAGQDYKLRYLGDILHKRGKPNLQGVMAPLPVILTRGAEHTVALQVDSLAGSREIVVKTLGAQFAMVNGVSGATILGDGRVVIILDLVALIRTDYAHHALAPVGVTIEAPVEEVVEEVEEAKIPTVMVVDDSVTVRKVTSRLLERNGYEVMTAKDGVEAIAQLQDRKPDVMLLDIEMPRMDGFEVASTVRNDRRLKNLPIIMITSRTGEKHRERAMSIGVNEYLGKPFQEGPLLETIEKMVKVNG, encoded by the coding sequence ATGGGCGATCGCCACGACTATGTAGCCCTGGACTGGGTTAAACCGGAAATAGATGAGGAGCTCAAACGCGCCAGACAAGCTTTGGAGGCGTTTGTAGAAAATCCACAAGATTTAACCCGGATGAGGTTTTGCCTCAACCATATTCACCATGTGCATGGTACTTTGCAGATGGTGGAGTTCTATGGGGCTGCATTACTTGCCGAAGAAATGGAAGCATTGGCACAAGCACTCTTAAATAATACTGCGCGGAGTATCACTGAAGCGCAGGAAGTATTAATGCAGTCAATCTTACAACTGCCAATGTATTTAGACCGGGTACAAAGTGGTCGGCGAGACCTGCCTGTTATTTTGTTACCTATTTTAAATGACATACGAGCAGCTCGGGGTGAAAAACTTCTATCGGAAACCTCGCTATTTTCTCCGACCCTAGAGCATAAATACCCCAAATTAAAACCAGCTGCTGTTCAAAAATTAAAAGGCGAGAGCTTTGATACATTGCTGAAAAAATTACGGCAAATGTATCAGTTTGCCTTAATTGGGGTATTACGTGATCAGCATATGGCTGAAAACCTCAATTACATGGTGAAGGTTTTTGGCCGTTTAGAGCAGCTTTTTTTAAAAACACCTTTAGGGCAGTTATGGTGGATTGCCAAAGGGGTTATTGAAGGCATTGCTAATGGCTCTATTCATAATGGCAGTTCAGTACGCTCATTACTACGACAGGTAGAGCATGAAATAAAACGTGTTGTAGATGAAGGGCCTGAAGCGTTAAATGAGCCTGCACCTGATGATTTAATAAAGAATTTACTTTATTACGTTGCTAAGTCTGATAACGAAACACAACGTATTAGAGAAATAAAAGATAAATTTAATCTCGACGATGCATTACCCAGTGAGCAAACCATTATTGCCGAGCGTGATGCATTAGCAGGGCCGGATAAAGAAGCAGTTGGCTCAGTTGTTGAAGTATTAATTGAAGAATTGGTTGAGGTGAAAGAAGCCCTCGACCTATTTGTTCGCGATGCTAATAAAGAAGCAGAGCACTTAAAAAAACAGCTACCTACTTTAAAAAGAATATCTGACACAGTAGGTGTGCTTGGGTTAGGTATTCCCCGTAAGGTATTGGTTGAACAAACCGAAATTATTGAAGCGCTGGCTAATAATGAGCGTCCTCTGGAAGACAATACCCTGATGGATGTGGCTGGTGCTTTGTTATATGTGGAAGCTACCTTATCTGGCATGCTGCAAGAGCCTTTAGCTAAAGAAGGCGAAGAAGGAAAAGAGGCATTAATTCCAGCCTCTAAAATTACTGAAGTTCACGGCGCAGTTATTCGTGAAGCACGTAATGGCTTAGAGCAAGGTAAAGACGCCATTATCGAGTTTATTGCCTCGCAATGGGATCATGAAAAACTAAAAGACGTACCCCTGCTACTTGATGAGGTACGTGGCGGTTTAGCCATGATTCCACTAGAACGAGCTTCTATTTTAATTGCTGCCTGTCAGCGTTATGTGCAGCTCGACTTGTTAGTTAAAAAAGCGATTCCTCAATGGCAGGCACTGGATACCTTGGCAGATGCCATTACCAGTGTTGAATATTATCTAGAGCGGTTAACCGAAGATAATGTTGCACAAAATGAACTGATTTTAGATGTTGCAGAAGAGAGTTTGATGCATCTCGGCTTTAGTAAGGCAGAGCTGCGTGGTGAAGAACCGTTGGCACCCGTAGAAATTGCAAGAGAGCCAGAAGTAGAAGAAGGGGAAGAGTTTGACGTTGAAGGTCTCATCAGTGATGAGATGGAGCCAGGCAAGCCGGTAGCAAAAGAAGAACAACCATCTGAGCTGGAAACTGGAGAAGAGATAACAGCAGAAGAGTTACCAGAGTTACCCGAAGAAGTTGAAACTGCTGAAGAAGTAGAGTTCACATTAGAAGATGAGGCACTAGAAGCAGAGCCAGTAGCTGAAGAGCAGCCTGTTGAGGAAGCGCCTGCTGAACAAGCTGCAGCCCCAGCTGTTGAAGAGCCTGTTGCTGAAGTAGAGGAAGAAGATGACTTAATTGATGATGAAGTCATCGAAATCTTCATTGAAGAAGCAGGTGAAGTGCAAGAAACCATCACCGAGTATTTCCCTCAGTGGCAAGCCAATCCTGGTGATAATAATGCATTGACTGAGGTTCGTCGCTCATTCCACACCCTAAAAGGCAGTGGCCGACTTGTAGGAGCGACAGTAGTGGGTGAGCTAGCTTGGTCAGTGGAAAACATGCTGAACCGAGTGATTGATGGCACTATCGAAACGTCTGACGCTCTGTATAGCATCATAGAGAGAGTCAGGCTCACCTTACCAAGCTTGGTGGATGACTTTGAGCACCGACGACAGAAATTGACGCCTGTAGTTGAGTCTTTGATGGCTGAAGCTGAGGCTTATTCAAAAGGATTACCTTACGAAGCACCAGCTCATATTGGGGAAGCTGAAGGAGTTCCCTCGCAAAAGGAGTCTCAAGCCGCTGAAGCTGAGGAGGCAGCCGCCCCCTCAGAGGAAACTGGTCGTCCTTCAGCGGAGGAATTGGAAGAAACGGAAGAAGTTGACCCAATCCTACTGGAAATTTTCCAGAATGAAGCAGAGTCCCATATCAAAACAGTTGGTCAGTTTATTGATCACTGTCGTGCCTATAATGAACCCCAACCAATATCTGATGAACTACCTCGTGCACTGCACACCTTAAAAGGCAGTGCTCATATGGCTGGTGTTGAGCCAATCGCGTTACTTGCCGGGCCGCTGGAAACCCTGGTGATTGACTTGCGAAACCATATGATCAAGGCTGATGAAGAGGTGGTTAACTTACTCGATGAGGCTAACAGCTTATTTGAAGCCAGTGTGCCGCAAGCGGGTAAAACTGCTCCGTTTAGCCAACCGCAGCTAGAAACCTTTTTAAATAGGGTTGCTCAGTTGCAGCAAGACAAGATAACGAAAGTTGTTGAGGGAGAGCTTCTTGGAGAGCCTCGAGAAACCTCAGGCTTTAACTTTTTAGCAGAAGGAATGGAGCTGCTGTTAGATGCAGGTGAGATCTTGCATCAATGGAGTCAAAAACCTGTACCTGGTGATGAGCTGAATGAGCTGATTAGTGAATTGGCATCATTAATAGAAGGCGCTGAAGAAGCTGAGCTGTATGCCTTGGCAGAACTTTGTGAGGCACTAAGAGATACTTATATAGCCGTTCTTGAGGGGCGGATATCCTTGAGTGAGCAGTTCTTCCAAGTGGTAAAAGATGCGCACGAACAGCTGATAGGTATGATGGATAACATTGCTGCTGTTCAGTCAGTTGAACCTGCGAAAGAGCAAGTACAGCAACTGACTCAGTTACTGGAGACAGCTGCTCCTGCTTCTATTAGCGACATGGAAGAAGAAACCATTGAACTGGGAGAAATGCCAACCCTTGAAGTCGATACTGGAATCGACTTTGATCTGGAAGCCAAGCTTACTGCAGCAGAAGAAGGCTTAGAGGCAGAGTATGCGGGACTTGATGAACCTTCAAATGAAGACTTGATTCCAGAGGATGCCAACCTTGCAGATCTGGCGATTGAAGAAGAAATAGTTATTGATGAGCCAGAGGAAGAGCAACCGAGTGCTGAAGAAGCCGCTGAGCCTACCGAAGAAGAAATTGCTAAGGCTGAACTAACCCGTGATCCTGAGTTAGTCGAAATCTTCTTAGAAGAAGCTAATGACATTATGGAAAGCACTGCTACTTCTCTGCATAAGTGGATTGAAGATCCAAGCAGCATGTTTGAAGTAGAAGAGCTGCAGCGCGATCTTCATACACTTAAAGGTGGTGCCAGGATGGCAGAGATCTCTGAAATAGGGGATCTTAGTCATGAGCTGGAGTTTCTATACGAAGGACTTAGTGATGGTCGCCTGAAAACGGCTCAACCATTATTTGATTTACTGCTTGAGTGTCATGACCGTCTAGCAGATATGCTTGATGAGTTGAGAAACACTAATTTCTGTCGCCCAGCGGATGATTTGATTGCTTGCTTACATGCTTTCCGTACTAATCCAGAAGCGGGTGTACCAGACTTAAAAGAGTTCGCTCAACCAAAACAACCAGAGAAAAAAGTGGCTGCAACTGAACAGGTAAAACCTGTTACACCACAAGAAGTGCCTACAGTAGCAGTTGATTTGGATGACTTAAGCCTGGCTGATGAAGATGTATTGGAGATCTTTCTGGATGAGGCCAGCGAAATTGTCGAAAGCATCGAGCACACAGCTGACAACTGGAGTAAAGAGCCTGCAGCCGCACAATATGCTGATGAACTGCTACGTCACTTACATACCTTGAAAGGTGGTGCCAGGCTGGCTGGGTTGAGCAAGTTAGGTAATTACACTCACGACTTTGAGCTGTTTATTACTGAGGCGCAAAATAAACTACCAAATGTTGAGCCTGAATTTTTCAAAGAGGTAATGTCCCGCCAGGATATCCTGCTCGTTCATGTGGATGCAGTAAAAGCCTATATGAAAGGTGAGCAGCCTATGGTTGCAACGGTCAGTGAAGAAGCTGAACATCCTGCCTTTGAGGTTACCGAGGAGGAAGGTGAGCTACTAAGAGAAGAAGCATCGGCTGACATTATTCCATTTACACCGCCTAAACCTGCTGAAGGTCGGCAACTGGCTAATGGAATGCCTGCCAAGGTAAGCCCTATTTCTAAAGCACAGCAAATGCTGCAGACTAGCCGACGTGCACCACAGGAAATGGTGAAAGTGCCAGCAGATTTATTGGAAAGCCTGGTTAACCTAGCAGGGGAAACCAGTATCACCCGGGGTCGGGTAGAGCAGCAGATCAGTGATATCAGCTTTACCCTGGAAGAGATGCATACCACTATCGAGCGGGTACGGGAGCAGCTGCGCCGGCTGGATATGGAGACGCAGGCCCAGATTATTTCCAAACATGAAGCTGACTCTGGCATTCATATGCTGGACTTCGACCCGTTGGAAATGGACCAATATTCAGAGCTGACCCAGCTATCTCGCTCACTGTTCGAGTCTGCCTCTGACTTGATGGACTTAAAGGACGCATTAACTGATAAAAACCGGGATGCAGAAACTTTATTGCTACAGCAGGCCCGAGTAAACACTGAGCTACAAGAAGGGTTGATGCAAACCCGGATGGTGCCTTTCAGTAGGCTGTTGCCCAGGTTACGTCGAATTGTTCGTCAAGTCTCTACTGAACTGGGTAAACGAGTTGAGTTCAACGTGCTTAATGCTGAAGGGGAAATGGACCGTACTGTGTTGGAGCGGATGGTTGCTCCTCTAGAACACATGCTTCGTAATGCGGTTGACCATGGTATTGAATCTGAAGAAGCTCGTGCCAATGCTGGTAAAGAGCCGGTTGGCCATATCACGCTAAGCCTTTCCCGAGAAGGTGGTAACGTGATGCTTGAGTTGGCCGATGATGGAAATGGGGTAAACATTGAGGCGGTGCGAGCCAAGGCTATTGAACGGGGCTTGATGGATTCAGATGCTGACCTGTCTGATAGTGAAATCATGCAGTTTATTCTTGAAGCTGGATTTAGTACGGCTAAAGAGGTTACCCAAATATCCGGCCGTGGTGTGGGGATGGACGTAGTCCATAGTGAAATCAAGCAGCTGGGTGGTAACGTTGTCATCCAGTCGCAGCCAGGCCAAGGCACTACTTTTGTGGTTCGGCTGCCATTCACCGTATCAGTTAACCGGGCCTTGATGGTTTACATCGGTGATGACCTTTATGCCATTCCACTAAACAGCATTGAAGGTGTGGTTCGGGTTAGTCCTTATGAGTTGGAAGCCTATTACGAAGAAGATGCCCCTGATTTTGAATATGCCGGGCAAGACTACAAGCTTAGGTATTTAGGAGACATCCTGCATAAGCGTGGTAAGCCTAACTTACAAGGAGTGATGGCACCATTACCTGTTATTTTGACCCGTGGTGCGGAACATACGGTAGCCCTTCAGGTAGATAGTTTGGCGGGTAGCCGTGAGATTGTGGTAAAAACCTTAGGTGCTCAATTTGCGATGGTGAATGGTGTATCTGGTGCCACTATTTTGGGTGATGGTCGGGTGGTAATCATCCTTGATCTGGTTGCCCTCATCCGTACTGATTATGCACACCATGCATTAGCCCCTGTAGGCGTCACAATTGAAGCGCCAGTAGAAGAGGTTGTTGAAGAAGTTGAAGAGGCCAAAATACCAACGGTTATGGTAGTGGACGACTCAGTTACGGTACGTAAAGTAACCTCTCGGCTTCTGGAACGTAATGGCTATGAGGTCATGACAGCTAAAGATGGTGTGGAAGCTATTGCCCAGCTGCAAGACAGAAAACCAGATGTCATGCTGTTGGATATTGAAATGCCTCGGATGGATGGTTTTGAGGTTGCCAGTACCGTTAGAAATGACCGACGTTTGAAAAATCTGCCGATCATTATGATTACCTCGCGTACAGGTGAAAAGCACCGTGAGCGGGCAATGTCTATAGGAGTTAATGAGTACTTAGGTAAACCATTCCAAGAAGGGCCTTTGTTAGAAACCATAGAGAAAATGGTAAAAGTGAATGGTTAG